GCCTCCTGGAGGCGCAACAGGCTATGTACAGGAACTTTGGATAGCAACTGCTCTTCTTGGTTTTACATTCCCGGTCATTGCATCGTATACGGGGTTTTTCAATTTCTGGCCGTTAACAGAACCTAAACCACCGAAAGAGTAGACAAAGAATCTAAAAAACAAAGAGGCACATCCATTGAGCAGTATAAATGCTTTTTGGATGTGCTTTTTTATTATCGCTATTAACTTCGGATAAAAATATTCTTTTTTAAATGATGGTAAATTTCAGCAAAATAAGGCAGAGTCAGGCATAATGCATGTTCTAATTAGTTTCCGTCCGGAAAGGGTCTTTTCCGGCCCGACAGCGTCAATCTGCGGTCTTGCTTGTGCGACGAACATATTGTACGTCTCCGCGTAATCCCTTGATTTCCCCTCGGTCTCTGCCTCGGGGTGATTCGTTGCCTTGCCGGAACGAAAAAAACCTCCTTTACGACTCGGAAACCAATAGTGTCACATCTGGGGTTCCGGATGGACACTAATTAATGGCAGGGTCAGCTATTTAATCTTATAAGTACTGAGTTTACAACCTGTCCTATTTCAGAAGGATTTTTCACAATAATAATACCGGCATCTTCCAGCGTCTTTATTTTTAAAGCAGCATTCCCAGCCATGCCATCCACAATAGCCCCGGCATGCCCCATTCGTCTCCCGGGCGGCGCCGTAACTCCTGCAATAAATGCAACTAATGGTTTTTTCATATATTGCTGAAAATACAGCGCAGCATCTTCCTCAGCACTGCCGCCGATCTCACCGATCAACACGATGGCATCGGTTTCTGTATCTTCTTCAAACATCCTGAGCAAATCAACGTATTTGAGGCCTATAACCGGATCACCGCCAATCCCTATACATGTGGACTGACCGATGCCCTGCTTTGAAAGTTGATGGACAACTTCATAGGTAAGGGTTCCGCTTCGTGAAATAATGCCTACCCTGCCCTCCTTGTGAATATATCCGGCCATAACCCCGATCTTGCATTTTCCTGGCGAGATAATACCCGGCGAATTGGGGCCTATAAGGACTGTGTTTTTATCCTTCATATAACGCTTTACCAATATCATATCGAGTGTAGGGATGCCTTCGGTAAGACAGACAATTGTACTTATTCCTGCTTCAACCGCTTCCAGGATTGCATCCGCAGCATAAGGAGGAGGTACAAAAATCGCTGATGCATCAGCGCCTGAAGCTGCAACAGCATCTTTCACTGTATTAAAAACCGGGATGGATTCAAGTTCCTGTCCGCCCTTGCCCGGCGTAACACCCGCCGCAACCTTTGTTCCATATTCCTTCATCTGTCTTGTATGGAACATGCCCTCATTTCCGGTTATGCCCTGGATAACAACCATCGTTCTATTGTCAATTATGATACTCATCCCTTACCTAATGTAATGTAATCTGCCTATTTCTTCGGCAACCATCATTGCTGCCTGTCCCATATCTTCTGCTATCATAAATTGAAAACCCGATTCTTCAAGAATAGCCTTCCCCTTTTCCACATTTGTCCCTTCAAGCCTGACTACCACAGGTTGGCTTATCCCGAATGTACGGGCAGCATCAACAAAACCCCTTGCAAGGATGTCGCATCTCAATATCCCTCCGAAAATATTTATAAAAATTACTTTTACATCTTCATCTGACAGCAATATCCTTAAACCCTCTGCTATCATACGGGAAGTAGCACCGCCCCCGACATCAAGGAAATTGGCCGGCTCCGCACCAACATACTTTATCAGGTCCATGGTAGCCATGGCAAGTCCTGCTCCGTTCACCATGCACCCCACATTGCCCTTCAGTTTGATATAATTAAGGTTATACTTCGACGCTTCAACTTCCAGGGGATTCTCCTGACGATAATCACGGAGCACCGATACATCGGGATGTCTGTAAAGCGCATTGTCATCAAAGGTTATTTTTGCATCAAGGGCAACAAGTTCTCCTCTTCCTGTTGTCACAAGCGGATTG
The nucleotide sequence above comes from Pseudomonadota bacterium. Encoded proteins:
- the sucD gene encoding succinate--CoA ligase subunit alpha; the protein is MSIIIDNRTMVVIQGITGNEGMFHTRQMKEYGTKVAAGVTPGKGGQELESIPVFNTVKDAVAASGADASAIFVPPPYAADAILEAVEAGISTIVCLTEGIPTLDMILVKRYMKDKNTVLIGPNSPGIISPGKCKIGVMAGYIHKEGRVGIISRSGTLTYEVVHQLSKQGIGQSTCIGIGGDPVIGLKYVDLLRMFEEDTETDAIVLIGEIGGSAEEDAALYFQQYMKKPLVAFIAGVTAPPGRRMGHAGAIVDGMAGNAALKIKTLEDAGIIIVKNPSEIGQVVNSVLIRLNS